In one Chitinophaga sancti genomic region, the following are encoded:
- a CDS encoding plasmid pRiA4b ORF-3 family protein: MIYQFHITLKKSDPLVWRRIAVPADYNLYQLHMAIQGAFGWENSHLFQFSQTGYMDKIFYGYPGEDIDPEITTIDARKTKVSRIFKKEGQSYCYIYDFGDSWDHQIIFEKKLAKDLNAPYCLDGKGACPPEDVGGLPGYYEMVKILNKKSHPEKAEYIQWLGLVAGEEWNAEFCSIRETNKRLLLLAK; encoded by the coding sequence ATGATCTACCAATTTCATATTACATTAAAGAAAAGTGATCCATTAGTATGGAGAAGAATTGCCGTTCCTGCCGATTATAATTTATACCAATTACACATGGCAATTCAGGGTGCATTCGGCTGGGAAAACAGTCACCTGTTTCAGTTTTCCCAAACTGGCTATATGGATAAAATTTTTTATGGTTACCCGGGAGAGGATATTGATCCAGAGATCACAACTATTGATGCACGAAAAACAAAGGTAAGCCGTATATTCAAAAAAGAAGGTCAGTCCTATTGCTATATCTATGATTTTGGAGATAGCTGGGACCATCAGATCATCTTTGAAAAAAAGCTCGCAAAAGACTTAAATGCCCCGTATTGTCTGGATGGAAAAGGTGCATGTCCGCCAGAAGATGTTGGTGGTTTGCCTGGATATTATGAAATGGTGAAAATATTAAACAAAAAAAGTCATCCGGAAAAAGCCGAATATATTCAATGGCTTGGCCTCGTCGCAGGAGAAGAATGGAACGCAGAATTTTGCAGTATAAGAGAAACAAACAAAAGACTGTTGCTGCTAGCAAAATGA